The Chryseobacterium glaciei DNA window TCAATTACGGAAATTCTGCTTACGAAGGACTTTGGCCATCTAGCTAAGTCTCAAGAAGTAAGAAACACTTATAGAAGACTGTCCCTCAAGACGGTCTTTTTTTACCTGTAGTAGAAGTTTATTTTATAAAGCAAAAACGCAATTTGTCCTTTATAAATTTTCTTTGTTTGAATAATTTTTATAAATTTAAAAACATCACAATCACAAAATTATGTCTACCACACCTGAACAGGCGCGAGGCAATTCGTTTCGTCCTTCCCAAAATGCAGATGGAGTCTCTGAAAATCATCACACGGGAATCAACCGTTTGGTCAAATTATCTTTAGTAATTGAGGGTAAAGTGATAAAGTATTACAAGCATTTTAATTTAAAACAAAGTGCTCAGCGTCACCATGAGTTTACGCTTACTTTGGCTCACGATACTTTGGGAGACCGCCAGACACACACTTTAGAAGAAGCCAATAAATTCTTAGGAAAACGTTTAACAGCCGTTATTTCTTATAAAGATATTGATAAAAGCCCCGAAAGAACTTTTGTGGGAGTAATTACCGGAGTAGGATTCAGTCAGGAAAAGATGAGTCTTGGTAATATCGTTTTATCAGGTTACAGCCCTACAATTTTATTGGATGGAGCTCCGCATATTCAAAGTTTTGGAGGTGATAAACCTGTAAATATGGGCATCATCGCTGAAGAGGTTATCAAACAGGGAATTGATAAAGGTCGTTTTGATATCAGAATTGATACGAATGACTATTCTCAGATTATCTACAGCAGTCAGTACGACGAAACGCATTACAATTATCTGGCAAGAATGGCGGAAGCTTATGGCGAACAATTTTACTATGACGGCGAGGTTTTACATTTCGGAAAACTTCCTCCTCAAAATAAACCTATCAAAATTGTCTACGGAAGCAGCGCCAATGATATTAAAGTTGAATTGAAAGCGGTACACACCAAACCTCAATTCTACGGTTACAACAGCAATAAACATGAAAAACTGACTTCCGGAGCAACACCGATTCAGCATGTCAGCGATTTGGCAAAAACAGCTTACGAACACAACGATAAAATTTTTAAAACACCTTCTTTACGCATAGCTCCTGTGAAAGCATCAACACATCTTGATGTTGAATATTCTCAGAAAAGTACTTCAGGAAGTGAGGCGGTGAATGTTTTTAATTTATCAGGATCTACCACCGTTCCGTTTTTACATCCGGGTTGCGTGGTTGATGTTCAGATGAGAAAAGTTGATACTAATGAAAGCTCTTATTTCACTAAAATCATGGTCACGGAAACTGAACATGAAATTGATACTTTAGGACATTACAAAGGAAGTTTTAAAGGAATCGCTTCAGACACAGGATTTTTACCTAAACCAGAATTTACAGCTCCAAAAGCTGAACCGCAGATAGCAACCGTAATTTCAAATGCTGATCCGGAAGGACAGGGCAGAATTCAGGTGAGATTTGACTGGCAGACGAGTGAAACCACTCATTTTATAAGAATGATGAGCCCAGATGCTGGTGGAACAGACGAAATCACTCAAAACAGAGGATATGTCGCTATTCCGGAAGTTGGAGATCAGGTGATGGTGAATTTCGTTCACAATCATCCCGACAGACCTTTCGTAATGGGCGGAATGTTCCATGGAGCGGTTGGATTAGGCGGCGGAGTCAACAATCATTTAAAATCAATTCAAACCAGAAGCGGAATCAGAATTTTGATGAATGATGAAGAAGGAAGCGTAAATATCATCGATCCAAGCGGAAATTACTTCTTTATGGACGGTAAAGGCAATATTTCTGTCAATGCACCTAAAAACTTCACCTTAAAAGCTGGAGAAAATATCAGCATCACTGCCGGAAAAGAAATTTCAATTGATGCCGGAGAAAGTATTACAAGTTCGGCTAATGAGAATATTGTTTCCACTGCTGGAACAGATATTATGATGACGGCAACAGGCGATATCAAGGAATCTTCGGACACAAGAACCGAGATGGTGGAAAAGGAATTCAGAAGACAATCTGAAACTTCGAATGAAATTGCAGGAGAAATATCAATGTTCAGCGAAAAAGAAAATATGACCATGCAGAGTGGAAAAATTGTAGAATTCAACAGTGCCGAAAAATCTAAACTTTTCTAATCATGGCAATAAGAAAAACCGCAAAAAATATATTGATCAAGGTAAATGATTCCTACCATCTGAGTGTTGGTAAAAAGGTTGAAAAAATTGCAGAAAAGATCAATACAGAAGCTAAAAAAGGAAACCTTGTTTTGGCAAGCAACAAAAAGATAATGTCTCATGGGAACAAATAAATTTAAGTTCCTGATTCTTTTTGTTGTATGCAGTTTCTCGTTAATAAGTTGTCAAAATAAAAGAATGGAAGAAAAATATAATTGGTTAGGAACCGTTTCAGCCCCGCAGGAATATCCGATGGAAGTGTACAAAGGAGCCATTATTGCTGAT harbors:
- a CDS encoding type VI secretion system Vgr family protein, with the protein product MSTTPEQARGNSFRPSQNADGVSENHHTGINRLVKLSLVIEGKVIKYYKHFNLKQSAQRHHEFTLTLAHDTLGDRQTHTLEEANKFLGKRLTAVISYKDIDKSPERTFVGVITGVGFSQEKMSLGNIVLSGYSPTILLDGAPHIQSFGGDKPVNMGIIAEEVIKQGIDKGRFDIRIDTNDYSQIIYSSQYDETHYNYLARMAEAYGEQFYYDGEVLHFGKLPPQNKPIKIVYGSSANDIKVELKAVHTKPQFYGYNSNKHEKLTSGATPIQHVSDLAKTAYEHNDKIFKTPSLRIAPVKASTHLDVEYSQKSTSGSEAVNVFNLSGSTTVPFLHPGCVVDVQMRKVDTNESSYFTKIMVTETEHEIDTLGHYKGSFKGIASDTGFLPKPEFTAPKAEPQIATVISNADPEGQGRIQVRFDWQTSETTHFIRMMSPDAGGTDEITQNRGYVAIPEVGDQVMVNFVHNHPDRPFVMGGMFHGAVGLGGGVNNHLKSIQTRSGIRILMNDEEGSVNIIDPSGNYFFMDGKGNISVNAPKNFTLKAGENISITAGKEISIDAGESITSSANENIVSTAGTDIMMTATGDIKESSDTRTEMVEKEFRRQSETSNEIAGEISMFSEKENMTMQSGKIVEFNSAEKSKLF